In Carassius gibelio isolate Cgi1373 ecotype wild population from Czech Republic chromosome B20, carGib1.2-hapl.c, whole genome shotgun sequence, the following are encoded in one genomic region:
- the LOC127983825 gene encoding gastrula zinc finger protein XlCGF57.1-like, whose protein sequence is MWFVKEETEDLRIADSFRVKREDTETQTGLRVLKEEGQELNKREIEYQHHSLITGEKSLSCSQNENTLSRKRAQTTSPTSGHFDQHGNLDVNMRIHIGDKPFSCQQCGKSYTSKGSLKDHMRVHTGENPFTCQHCGKSFIRKGNLTVHMKIHTRESPFTCQQCGKSFVQKGSLKSHTRVHTGESPFICQQCGKSFTQKGNLKVHMRIHSKETPFSCQQCGKSFTQKGSLKDHMKIHTGENPFTCQHCGKSFIRKGNLKVHLRVHTRESPFSCQQCGKTFTQQTSLKIHIRIHTGEKPFTCPQCGRSFTHKGTLNNHVTTHTGEKPFVCSQCGKCFRFTVTLKDHMRIHSREIRFVCHQCGRSFTDRNDLKNHVVTHIGEKAFMCHYCGKSFKNHANLEVHLRIHTGEKPFSCTQCGKSFTVKGNLDIHTRVHTKERPYRCLRCEKSFTYHTDLKRHLLTHSGEKFQCSECDKGFRKISNYRKHLHMHSGGRPFNCVKSKREILKLSSHLDLHLKRHAYVRLYSCSFCGKSFKWLRNLICHQKRHICVKSKLRLRRR, encoded by the coding sequence GGCTGAGGGTGCTGAAGGAGGAGGGTCAAGAACTGAATAAAAGGGAAATTGAGTATCAACATCATTCATTAATAACAGGAGAAAAATCTTTAAGTTGCTCACAGAACGAAAATACTTTGTCACGAAAAAGAGCTCAAACGACTAGTCCAACTAGTGGTCATTTCGATCAACATGGAAACCTTGATGTCAACATGAGAATTCACATAGGAGACAAGCCATTCTCCTGCCAGCAGTGTGGGAAGAGTTACACCTCAAAAGGAAGTCTCAAAgatcacatgagagttcacactggagagaaccctttcacctgccaacaTTGTGGAAAAAGTTTCATTCGAAAAGGAAACCTGACTGTCCACATGAAAATTCACACTAGAGAGAGCCCATTCACCTGCCAGCAGTGTGGGAAAAGTTTTGTTCAGAAAGGTAGTCTTAAATCCCACAcaagagttcacactggagagagtcCTTTTATCTGTCAAcaatgtggaaaaagtttcactcaaaaaggaaacctgaaagtccacatgagaattcactctAAAGAGACCCCATTctcctgccaacagtgtggaaaaagtttcactCAGAAAGGAAGTCTTAAAGATCACATgaaaattcacactggagagaaccCTTTTACCTGCCAACATTGTGGAAAAAGTTTCATTCGAAAAGGAAACTTGAAAGTCCACTTGCGAGTGCACACTAGAGAGAGCCCATTctcctgccaacagtgtggaaaaactTTTACTCAGCAAACAAGTCTTAAAATCCACataagaattcacactggagagaagcctttcacatgCCCTCAATGTGGAAGGAGTTTTACACATAAAGGAACCCTTAATAACCATGTGACCACtcacacaggagagaagccaTTTGTATGTAgtcagtgtggaaagtgtttccGATTTACGGTAACCCTTAAAGACCACATGAGGATTCACTCGAGAGAGATCCGTTTTGTATGCCATCAGTGTGGAAGGAGTTTCACAGACAGAAATGATCTTAAGAACCATGTAGTAACTCACATCGGAGAGAAGGCTTTTATGTGCCATTACTGTGGGAAGTCTTTCAAAAACCATGCAAACCTTGAGGTTCATttaagaattcacactggagagaagcctttcagcTGCactcaatgtggaaagagtttcacagtTAAAGGAAACCTTGACATTCACACGAGGGTTCACACTAAAGAGAGGCCTTACAGGTGCCTTCGGTGTGAGAAGAGTTTCACATATCACACGGACCTGAAACGTCATTTGCTAACTCATTCTGGAGAGAAATTCCAGTGTTCTGAGTGTGACAAGGGGTTTCGAAAAATAAGCAATTACAGAAAACACTTGCATATGCATTCGGGAGGAAGACCATTTAATTGTGTTAAGAGTAAAAGAGAAATCCTAAAACTCTCATCACACTTAGATTTACATTTGAAAAGGCATGCATATGTGAGACTGTATTCTTGTTCTTTTTGTGGAAAAAGCTTTAAATGGCTCCGCAATTTAATATGCCACCAGAAGAGGCACATCTGTGTGAAATCAAAGCTGCGTTTACGTCGCAGATGA